The genomic stretch CCACTACTTGCAGGTGCCCGCCAACATGCCACAATAGGGTGAGTCAGCATGGTGTCAAAATTCCACTAGAAATATTCAAGACTGGTAGTACAGGTTGGGGCGTAAGATCCCTCAGTTCTATATCTTCAGGCAGTTTCATATGTGAGTATGTTGGTGAGCTATTGGAAGACAAAGAAGCTGACAAAACACAGAACGACGAGTATCTATTCGATATTGGTAGTAACTACCATGATGAAGAACTTTGGGTGGGGCTAAAGTCGGTGGTTGGTGTACAATCTTCTACCTCGTCCTCCAAGACAATGGAAGGCTTCACAATAGATGCAGCGGAGTATGCCAATGTTGGAAGATTCATCAACCATAGTTGTTCACCAAATCTCTATGCCCAACATGTTCTCTGGGACCATGATGACATGAGGATGCCGCATGTTGTGCTTTTTGCTGTTGAGAATATCCCACCACTACAGGAGCTAACCTACCACTATAATTATACGGTAGGTCAAGTCCTTGACGAGAATGGCAAGGAGAAGGTGAAGCATTGCTACTGTGGTGCCTCTGATTGCTGTGGCAGGCTCTACTGAGACATTGCTGACTGCTGTTAGCTTTCTATGTGGTGAACAATTCTGCTATGCCATCGCTGGACCCTTTATTCATCAGTTCATCATGTACTCGTTGGCATCTTGATGTTTACAAGTTACTATCTGATAGATAAAAATGTGACTGAATTTTGTAGAGATTGAGCTTGAGTTTGCTCTCGCTCTCATCTTGTAGAAAACATTCCTGTCCTTTGTACTGGGTTTTAAACATTTAGTGAAGTTTGCGTGGAATGAAGCATGTTGTTGCCTGAAATACTCAACATGACTGCAAGGTAGAATTGTGTAATGATGGGTGATGTCAGCATGCTGTAGTGTTATCTTTTTATAAAACTGATTGGTGGTATTGCAAGTCTTCTCATAGAACTGAGCGAATACTAGCTTAACTGCCCGTGTGTTGTTAAGATCAGAGCAATTTATGTCAATCGATGCACCATGCAATTGAAGAAAGGAAGCACCACCAGATAAGGCCATCATTGATTGATTCATGAACTCGCTATTCAATTCCGATACAGACCAGTCGCACTATTTTCACGTCCGGAACATATCTATCCAATTTACAGACaagtaaaaattaaaaaaatgcttGCAATTTCCCAGCTCCTAAATGCAAACAAGCTCCATGAACATGCCAGAGCTATCCCATGATTTCTAGTAGCCGTACAGCAGGAGTTGCAAAAAGCTTTAGGCAAGCTGAAAGTTTTTTGTGGATAATATTTCAGACAAATAACTGCAATATCATCATTTCCGGAATCAACTTTACGGCGGGGTGGTTGTAATGGTCTACCTGACAGTAACTTCAACTGAATACATAGAAGAACTGCTTCACTTGAGCCTGTTGAACAACAATATGACACTACCTTTAGCTTGCATCAGTGAACTAATGATGGgcctgtttgtatccgcttattttCCATTTATAGGTGAAAATAAGCGATaagcccacccaaacgcctagcttatttcccgcttaccACTCAAGCCGCTTATCCCACAATCTAGAAAACAACTGGTGGCCCGCTTATTCTCTACGCGGTCTCGGGGCCGCTTCTCGAGCAAGCGAAGCGCTTTTTCCCCGATACCCTCACCCGTCCGCCGCCTACCGCTCTCCgaccggtgccggcgccggctaCTCCGTCTGTCACCCACCTGCCTCCACCGCTTGCTTGCACAAATCCCgcccagatcccgccgccgccggtcgccagCACTCCTGCCTAgatcccgtcgccgccggttccgttcgccgcccgccgccggccgacccTGCGCTTGGCCTCCGGCCGGCCGTGCGCTTGGGCCCCTGCGCTTGGGCCCCTGCGCTTGGCCTCCGGCCGCCCCTGCTGCTTGGCCTCCGGCCAGCCGTGCGCTTGGCCTCCGACCGCCCCTGCGCTTGGCCTTGGCGGAGTGCTGGCCGTCTGCTGCTTGGCCTCCAGCTGCCCCTGCTGCTTGGCCCCTGCGCTTGGCCTTAGCGGAGTGCTGGCCGTGAGTGCTGGAATTTACAAACCTGTGTTATTTCCCATATGGATTTTCTCCGTTCCAGTGTAGACAGAGGGAGTTCAAAGGTTATTGATGTCAGCCGTAACATGGGTAGAAGCTCcagaataaaagaataaatCTGAAgtgctgctgagtgctgaccatGAGCAGCATTTGAGCTGGCCGTGcatgatgttgttgttgttgagaaGGAGCTATGATATGGGTGCATTGCATGATGTTATTGTTGTCGTATAGTTTCGTGATTCGTTGTTGTACCCATGACGGATATTTCCatactagaccgatctattgtatGAATTTTATATTATTGTAATgaaatttctatttaacaaacttcAAAAATATTAGAATTATTATCTTCTCCTTAGATTCACAACAAAactgagctattatcagcctcaggggcattcaggtcaatttaccagtcaggacagacaatcgacacaaaataatcaggattgccaaacacctagcttattcagacagcagattctccagacagcaggcttatcagataagcatgcttgccagataagcgagttccagaaaagcatATACAAACAGGGCGATGTAAGACAGGCAATAGCTGGCAATTTGTTTCTGAATATTCAGCAGGCAATAGTGGACTAATCGTGGAAGAAATTCAGTTCATGCCATTATGTCTGCACAAAGTTTCACTTTCAAGTGTCAAGAGTGCACTGGTAGGCTAAAATATAGTAATGCAGCAAAATGCAATGGCAATATGGCACATATCCTTATTCAGACGTGCAGAAAATATTCATTCAGACTTGCAGTAAGTTTTTTTCAATAAGCTAGGCCCTTGTTCTcttacctccaaactcccaactttaacactatgcaaaaagaagattccccatcacatccggtacatgcatggagtactaaatgtagacgaaatcaaaaactatttgcacagttttgttgtactttgcgagacgaatcttttgagcctaattagtcaatatttggacaataattcacaaatacaaacgaaacgctacagtgttgctacagtaatttggcacctcccaaattcgtgaactaaacaagggcagATGGGGAATTGCGGACGGGCTCGTGGCCCATCCCTGGCCGAACTCGAAATAAAGGCCCAAACAAGCCCAAGGCCCGCCAGATAACCCCTTCCTATCCCTTTGGCTGTTCGGCATCTCCTTCCTCCCAAGCTCCCTTCCCCTCCCATGGCGCTGCTGTTGCCACCTCCCGCACCCTCCCCCAAGCCCCCCTTCCCCTGCGCTTCCCGACCAGCTAGGTCGCCCCTCGTAAGATGCACCAGAACTATCACCGAAACCGCGAGCGTCTCCTCCGCTCGCGCTTCGGCGTCttctccctcgacctcctcgccggcggcgtcggacGGCGCCGTTGGAGGGAAGGgtaagaagaagaggaggcccCTAAAGCCGAGCTTCGAGGAGCAGGCCCTCCGACGCTGGTCCGCCAGGGCGCCCTCCCAGCGTGCCTCCGTGCCCTGGGAGCAGCCTCAGCAgcagtcgccgtcgccgccgcaccggGCTGGCCGAGAAAGCGTTGGTTCGGGTGGCCAAAAAACCACTGACGGAGGCTCTAGCAAGACGTTGCGGTCCATCGTGGAATACTTCGCTGGAGGCTCCTCCGGTGAtgacggcgaaggcggcgagCGAGAAGAGAAAGGGGCGGGCAACGCCGCTGCTGTCCGGGCCGAAGCGGCTCGGGACCAGGAGGATGGATCACATTTTCGGCCGAGCTATCTGCTTGGGAACAAGCCAGTCTCTGCGCCGTGGATGCACGGTGAAGAATCGAGCAATGACCAGTGGGTTTCTAGTTCGGTGGCCGAAGGTGAGGAAGGGGTGGACATGGATGACATTTCTGATGATGAGCTGGGCTTGGCAGAAGGAGATGATGAAGAACTGGACAGTGCTGAGGACCTCCTTAATGGGAGTTCAGAAGAGGAACTTTATGAGGATTATGCCGTACAGATTGCGAATTCTTCCTATGGGGTGGATTTGGTAGTGGACAGAGGTTCTAATGTTGGTGGGTTTGACAGGAGTATGAGGCGGAGCAGTGTAAACAGCATTGTTAAAACATTGAGGAGTTCCATGGAGGAAAGTAGTCCAAATGTCACAATTGAACGGTCTAATGCAGAGGATTTTGTCCAGAAGCTGGGTCCTGTGCTCCTACCATGggaaagggaggaggaagatgatgaggtGTTCGGTGGTGGCAAGGCAGGGAGGCGCAGCAATACAGAACTGGCAGAGAGGACTATCCCAGAGAATGAGCTGCGGAGGCTCAGGGATGCGGCATTGAGGATGAAGGAGAGGATAAAGGTTGGATCAGGAGGGGTTACTCAGGACATTGTGGAGAGCATCCACAGGAAATGGAAGGTGGACGAGGTGGTCAAGATGAGGTTTGAAGGCCCTCCGAGCCTGAACATGAAGAGAACTCATGATTTACTAGAGGTACCTAATTCTATGGTTCATGTTTATCTGCAAGTTTTTCAATCCAATTAAAAATGattagcattttttttcttgcttttgTCAATCAGGATAGAACTGGAGGAATTGTTATATGGAGGTCAGGGAGATCAGTTGTGTTATATAGGGGAATGAACTACAACCTTCAATGTGTGCAGTCATATGCAAAATCTACACAAATTGATTCTGATAAGGAAGTTGCTGATGCTAATAGTGCGATCCATGGACGTCACAACTTGCAGAAGTCAAGGGCAGATGGTGTGAAGCACTCAACATCTAGTGGCAATTTCTCTTTAGAACTAGAAGCCACAGAAGCCTTCGATATTGATAGCTTCTTGGATCAGTTGGGACCACGGTACAAGGATTGGTCTGGTCGCAGCCCTATCCCTGTTGATGCCGACTTACTTCCTGGTGTGGTACCTGG from Setaria italica strain Yugu1 chromosome II, Setaria_italica_v2.0, whole genome shotgun sequence encodes the following:
- the LOC101783837 gene encoding CRM-domain containing factor CFM3, chloroplastic/mitochondrial yields the protein MALLLPPPAPSPKPPFPCASRPARSPLVRCTRTITETASVSSARASASSPSTSSPAASDGAVGGKGKKKRRPLKPSFEEQALRRWSARAPSQRASVPWEQPQQQSPSPPHRAGRESVGSGGQKTTDGGSSKTLRSIVEYFAGGSSGDDGEGGEREEKGAGNAAAVRAEAARDQEDGSHFRPSYLLGNKPVSAPWMHGEESSNDQWVSSSVAEGEEGVDMDDISDDELGLAEGDDEELDSAEDLLNGSSEEELYEDYAVQIANSSYGVDLVVDRGSNVGGFDRSMRRSSVNSIVKTLRSSMEESSPNVTIERSNAEDFVQKLGPVLLPWEREEEDDEVFGGGKAGRRSNTELAERTIPENELRRLRDAALRMKERIKVGSGGVTQDIVESIHRKWKVDEVVKMRFEGPPSLNMKRTHDLLEDRTGGIVIWRSGRSVVLYRGMNYNLQCVQSYAKSTQIDSDKEVADANSAIHGRHNLQKSRADGVKHSTSSGNFSLELEATEAFDIDSFLDQLGPRYKDWSGRSPIPVDADLLPGVVPGYKQPYRVLPYKIKSTLRDKEMTALRRLARQTAPHFALGRNREHQGLAAAMVKLWEKSAIAKIAIKRGVPNTCNDRMAEEIKKLTGGVLLSRNKEYIIFYRGNDFIAPKVRQVLVEKQEQAITQLDEEELARLKASASITTIPNELKGPLVAGTLAETTEAKSRWGHSLNDKQREEEMKYLALMKHASLLKSLKRKLILAKTKIAKAERALAKVQQFLSPAELPTDLETVTDEERFLFRRIGLKMRAFLMLGRRDVFDGTVQNMHLHWKHRELIKIIVRGKSFAQVKHIAISLEAESEGVLISVDKTTKGYAIIFYRGKNYRRPQIVKPRNLLTRRQALARSIELQRREALKHHISSLQGKIWKLNTQLVQMKEAMEKEDVKLLQTVEADLSSDDDDVEDEGEEAYLQTYSSDEEEDANSDPNEYL